A stretch of the Corynebacterium maris DSM 45190 genome encodes the following:
- a CDS encoding carbonic anhydrase, with protein sequence MPTHYSPKEAWEQLLAGNERFAAQQASHANTDLDRRAQLRDGQNPIAVVLACSDSRVPVELIFDAGLGDLFVVRTAGEILGESVMGSISYAVNSLEVPLVIVLGHESCGAVAAARAAVDNGKIPDDHQRVLVERVAPSIMVAKSEGKTESYEFERRHAAQMAEQLAGTMPRLGQKLKDGSVGLVAARYLLSDSRVETIMSAGVGDTPKRSGSLATDGVLKLGV encoded by the coding sequence ATGCCAACCCACTACTCGCCCAAGGAAGCCTGGGAGCAATTGCTCGCCGGGAACGAACGTTTCGCGGCTCAGCAGGCCAGCCACGCGAACACCGACCTGGACCGCCGTGCGCAGTTGCGCGACGGGCAGAACCCCATCGCCGTGGTGCTCGCGTGCTCGGATTCGCGGGTGCCCGTCGAGTTGATCTTCGACGCCGGCCTCGGCGACCTCTTCGTCGTGCGCACCGCCGGCGAAATCCTCGGGGAATCGGTCATGGGGTCCATCTCCTACGCCGTCAACTCCCTGGAGGTGCCGCTGGTCATCGTCTTAGGCCACGAGTCCTGCGGCGCGGTCGCCGCGGCCCGCGCCGCCGTCGACAACGGCAAGATCCCGGACGATCATCAGCGGGTGCTGGTGGAACGCGTCGCCCCGTCGATCATGGTGGCTAAGTCTGAGGGCAAGACCGAATCCTATGAATTCGAACGCCGCCACGCCGCCCAGATGGCGGAGCAGCTCGCCGGCACGATGCCGCGCCTGGGACAGAAGCTCAAGGACGGCTCCGTGGGCCTGGTCGCGGCCCGGTATCTGTTGTCCGACAGCCGCGTCGAAACGATCATGTCCGCGGGAGTCGGAGACACGCCCAAGCGCAGTGGCTCCCTGGCCACGGATGGGGTTCTAAAGTTAGGGGTGTGA
- a CDS encoding HhH-GPD family protein: MSTVNEILVEWYRANARDLPWRRPGTTAWGVLLSEVMSQQTPVARVAPIWEEWVRRWPDPASFAAAGADEVLRAWGTLGYPRRALRLLECARTIVAEHDGEVPADVDALLALPGIGDYTARAIACFHFGQNVPVVDTNVRRVHERLIEGNFLQPPAAKAELKKVAALLPHDGTGPTVSVAVMELGATVCTARSPECEVCPVRAHCAWQAAGRPAPSAEDAAAAKKRVQKFVGTDRQVRGKIMAVLRSASEPVGMGAIDAVWPDASQRSRALFSLIEDGLAEQNEDGRFHLPG, encoded by the coding sequence GTGTCGACTGTGAACGAGATTTTAGTTGAGTGGTACCGCGCCAATGCACGGGATCTTCCCTGGCGACGGCCGGGCACGACGGCGTGGGGCGTGCTGCTGTCCGAGGTGATGAGCCAGCAGACTCCCGTCGCCCGGGTCGCGCCGATCTGGGAAGAGTGGGTGCGCCGGTGGCCGGACCCGGCGAGTTTCGCCGCGGCGGGCGCCGACGAGGTGCTGCGCGCCTGGGGCACCCTCGGCTACCCCAGACGGGCCCTGCGACTGCTGGAGTGCGCCCGGACGATCGTCGCTGAGCACGACGGCGAGGTCCCGGCCGACGTCGACGCGCTGCTGGCGCTGCCGGGCATCGGTGATTACACCGCGCGTGCGATCGCGTGCTTCCATTTCGGTCAGAACGTGCCGGTGGTGGACACGAACGTCCGTCGCGTGCATGAACGGTTGATCGAGGGGAATTTCTTGCAGCCGCCCGCCGCCAAGGCCGAGTTGAAGAAGGTCGCCGCCCTGCTTCCCCACGACGGCACCGGCCCCACCGTCTCCGTGGCCGTGATGGAGCTGGGCGCCACGGTCTGCACCGCCCGCAGCCCGGAATGTGAGGTGTGCCCGGTGCGGGCGCATTGCGCCTGGCAGGCCGCCGGCCGCCCCGCGCCGTCGGCGGAGGACGCCGCCGCGGCGAAGAAGCGGGTGCAGAAGTTCGTGGGCACCGACCGGCAGGTCCGGGGTAAGATCATGGCCGTGCTGCGCTCCGCGAGTGAGCCGGTGGGCATGGGCGCCATCGACGCCGTGTGGCCGGATGCCTCACAACGCTCTCGCGCCCTGTTCTCCCTCATCGAGGACGGCTTGGCGGAGCAGAACGAAGACGGCAGGTTCCACCTGCCGGGGTAG